In the Populus trichocarpa isolate Nisqually-1 chromosome 1, P.trichocarpa_v4.1, whole genome shotgun sequence genome, one interval contains:
- the LOC7476835 gene encoding GPI mannosyltransferase 1 isoform X2, whose protein sequence is MKWLKIRTLLLLSAIFRVILIVYGEWQDTHMEVRYTDVDYLVFSDAASLMANGESPYKRTTYRYSPLLAFLLTPNSFIHRSWGKFIFSAADLFVGSFIQYILKKREVPEDMCLYSAMVWLLNPFTFTIGTRGNCEPIVCAMILWIIICLINGNVVQAAFWYGLVVHFRIYPIIYALPIVLVLDPHSFQSGQKPRLVNWKSSQDNASHGRKEGSEVYGVWTALKTIFTRGRIMFAMVSGSVFMLCTGLFFYLYRWEFLNEALLYHLTRTDPRHNFSIYFYHIYLHVEHEFSVVEKLISFLPQLIVQLVLIIRFAQDLPFCLFLQTVAFVAFNKVITAQYFVWFFCLLPLILPWSKMKLKWEGLSCVLLWMGAQTHWLLWGYLLEFKGKNVFLQLWLAGLVFLAANSFLLIMFIRHHKYSPVFKQFAPATSGNRDKSDKQDKQFR, encoded by the exons ATGAAATGGCTAAAAATCCGTACCCTGCTTCTCCTCTCAGCCATTTTTCGTGTTATTCTAATTGTGTACGGAGAGTGGCAAGATACCCACATGGAAGTTAGGTACACAGATGTAGATTACCTTGTATTTTCTGATGCTGCTTCATTAATGGCTAATGGTGAATCTCCTTATAAAAGAACTACCTATAGATACTCACCTTTGCTTGCCTTTTTATTGACACCCAATTCTTTTATTCATCGTTCTTGGGGCAAATTCATCTTCTCTGCTGCAG ATTTATTTGTGGGCTCATTTATTCAGTACATTTTGAAGAAACGTGAGGTCCCTGAGGATATGTGTTTGTATTCTGCAATGGTATGGCTGCTGAATCCATTTACCTTCACCATTGGAACCCGTGGGAACTGCGAGCCTATCGTGTGTGCCATGATTTTATGGATCATTATCTGTCTTATCAATG GTAATGTTGTCCAAGCTGCATTTTGGTATGGATTGGTTGTCCATTTCAGGATTTATCCCATAATCTATGCTCTTCCTATAGTTCTGGTTCTTGATCCGCATTCCTTCCAATCTGGTCAGAAGCCACGTCTTGTGAATTGGAAATCTAGTCAAGATAATGCGTCTCACGGTCGCAAAGAAGGATCTGAAGTATATGGTGTATGGACTGCATTGAAAACCATATTTACAAGAGGGAGAATTATGTTTGCAATGGTCTCGGGATCTGTTTTCATGCTATGTACTGgtcttttcttctatttatacAGATGGGAGTTTTTAAATGAGGCGTTGCTGTACCATCTCACTCGTACAGATCCAAGACATAATTTTTCCATCTATTTCTATCACATATATCTCCATGTTGAACATGAATTTTCAGTAGTGGAGAAGCTCATCTCTTTTTTGCCCCAATTGATAGTGCAGCTGGTTCTTATTATTCGCTTTGCTCAAGACCTTCCGTTCTGCCTTTTCTTGCAGACAGTGGCTTTTGTGGCATTCAATAAG GTAATTACCGCACAGTACTTTGTATGGTTTTTTTGCTTGTTGCCTCTAATACTGCCATGGAGCAAAATGAAGCTGAAGTGGGAAGGCTTAAGTTGTGTACTTCTATGGATGGGAGCTCAGACCCATTGGTTGTTGTGGGGTTATTTACTTgaatttaaggggaaaaatgTTTTCCTCCAGCTTTGGTTGGCAGGCTTAGTGTTTCTGGCTGCCAATTCTTTTCTTCTGATCATGTTCATCCGGCACCACAAATACTCTCCCGTATTCAAACAGTTTGCGCCAGCAACTTCAGGGAATAGAGATAAATCTGA CAAACAGGATAAACAGTTTCGTTAG
- the LOC7476835 gene encoding GPI mannosyltransferase 1 isoform X1, with protein sequence MKWLKIRTLLLLSAIFRVILIVYGEWQDTHMEVRYTDVDYLVFSDAASLMANGESPYKRTTYRYSPLLAFLLTPNSFIHRSWGKFIFSAADLFVGSFIQYILKKREVPEDMCLYSAMVWLLNPFTFTIGTRGNCEPIVCAMILWIIICLINGNVVQAAFWYGLVVHFRIYPIIYALPIVLVLDPHSFQSGQKPRLVNWKSSQDNASHGRKEGSEVYGVWTALKTIFTRGRIMFAMVSGSVFMLCTGLFFYLYRWEFLNEALLYHLTRTDPRHNFSIYFYHIYLHVEHEFSVVEKLISFLPQLIVQLVLIIRFAQDLPFCLFLQTVAFVAFNKVITAQYFVWFFCLLPLILPWSKMKLKWEGLSCVLLWMGAQTHWLLWGYLLEFKGKNVFLQLWLAGLVFLAANSFLLIMFIRHHKYSPVFKQFAPATSGNRDKSEINSFVSTELSGTNFQINSTRRKYGSSMTRKNLERDVGRKRVFILVSHGLVNFQFERRTSILAGLENCITI encoded by the exons ATGAAATGGCTAAAAATCCGTACCCTGCTTCTCCTCTCAGCCATTTTTCGTGTTATTCTAATTGTGTACGGAGAGTGGCAAGATACCCACATGGAAGTTAGGTACACAGATGTAGATTACCTTGTATTTTCTGATGCTGCTTCATTAATGGCTAATGGTGAATCTCCTTATAAAAGAACTACCTATAGATACTCACCTTTGCTTGCCTTTTTATTGACACCCAATTCTTTTATTCATCGTTCTTGGGGCAAATTCATCTTCTCTGCTGCAG ATTTATTTGTGGGCTCATTTATTCAGTACATTTTGAAGAAACGTGAGGTCCCTGAGGATATGTGTTTGTATTCTGCAATGGTATGGCTGCTGAATCCATTTACCTTCACCATTGGAACCCGTGGGAACTGCGAGCCTATCGTGTGTGCCATGATTTTATGGATCATTATCTGTCTTATCAATG GTAATGTTGTCCAAGCTGCATTTTGGTATGGATTGGTTGTCCATTTCAGGATTTATCCCATAATCTATGCTCTTCCTATAGTTCTGGTTCTTGATCCGCATTCCTTCCAATCTGGTCAGAAGCCACGTCTTGTGAATTGGAAATCTAGTCAAGATAATGCGTCTCACGGTCGCAAAGAAGGATCTGAAGTATATGGTGTATGGACTGCATTGAAAACCATATTTACAAGAGGGAGAATTATGTTTGCAATGGTCTCGGGATCTGTTTTCATGCTATGTACTGgtcttttcttctatttatacAGATGGGAGTTTTTAAATGAGGCGTTGCTGTACCATCTCACTCGTACAGATCCAAGACATAATTTTTCCATCTATTTCTATCACATATATCTCCATGTTGAACATGAATTTTCAGTAGTGGAGAAGCTCATCTCTTTTTTGCCCCAATTGATAGTGCAGCTGGTTCTTATTATTCGCTTTGCTCAAGACCTTCCGTTCTGCCTTTTCTTGCAGACAGTGGCTTTTGTGGCATTCAATAAG GTAATTACCGCACAGTACTTTGTATGGTTTTTTTGCTTGTTGCCTCTAATACTGCCATGGAGCAAAATGAAGCTGAAGTGGGAAGGCTTAAGTTGTGTACTTCTATGGATGGGAGCTCAGACCCATTGGTTGTTGTGGGGTTATTTACTTgaatttaaggggaaaaatgTTTTCCTCCAGCTTTGGTTGGCAGGCTTAGTGTTTCTGGCTGCCAATTCTTTTCTTCTGATCATGTTCATCCGGCACCACAAATACTCTCCCGTATTCAAACAGTTTGCGCCAGCAACTTCAGGGAATAGAGATAAATCTGA GATAAACAGTTTCGTTAGTACTGAGCTAAGTGgaacaaattttcaaatcaacaGCACAAGGAGAAAGTATGGATCAAGCATGACAAGAAAAAATTTGGAGAGAGACGTTGggagaaaaagagtttttatccTGGTATCACACGGCCttgtaaattttcaatttgaacgAAGAACAAGTATTCTCGCTGGACTAGAGAACTGCATCACAATATGA
- the LOC7476835 gene encoding GPI mannosyltransferase 1 isoform X3, which translates to MCLYSAMVWLLNPFTFTIGTRGNCEPIVCAMILWIIICLINGNVVQAAFWYGLVVHFRIYPIIYALPIVLVLDPHSFQSGQKPRLVNWKSSQDNASHGRKEGSEVYGVWTALKTIFTRGRIMFAMVSGSVFMLCTGLFFYLYRWEFLNEALLYHLTRTDPRHNFSIYFYHIYLHVEHEFSVVEKLISFLPQLIVQLVLIIRFAQDLPFCLFLQTVAFVAFNKVITAQYFVWFFCLLPLILPWSKMKLKWEGLSCVLLWMGAQTHWLLWGYLLEFKGKNVFLQLWLAGLVFLAANSFLLIMFIRHHKYSPVFKQFAPATSGNRDKSEINSFVSTELSGTNFQINSTRRKYGSSMTRKNLERDVGRKRVFILVSHGLVNFQFERRTSILAGLENCITI; encoded by the exons ATGTGTTTGTATTCTGCAATGGTATGGCTGCTGAATCCATTTACCTTCACCATTGGAACCCGTGGGAACTGCGAGCCTATCGTGTGTGCCATGATTTTATGGATCATTATCTGTCTTATCAATG GTAATGTTGTCCAAGCTGCATTTTGGTATGGATTGGTTGTCCATTTCAGGATTTATCCCATAATCTATGCTCTTCCTATAGTTCTGGTTCTTGATCCGCATTCCTTCCAATCTGGTCAGAAGCCACGTCTTGTGAATTGGAAATCTAGTCAAGATAATGCGTCTCACGGTCGCAAAGAAGGATCTGAAGTATATGGTGTATGGACTGCATTGAAAACCATATTTACAAGAGGGAGAATTATGTTTGCAATGGTCTCGGGATCTGTTTTCATGCTATGTACTGgtcttttcttctatttatacAGATGGGAGTTTTTAAATGAGGCGTTGCTGTACCATCTCACTCGTACAGATCCAAGACATAATTTTTCCATCTATTTCTATCACATATATCTCCATGTTGAACATGAATTTTCAGTAGTGGAGAAGCTCATCTCTTTTTTGCCCCAATTGATAGTGCAGCTGGTTCTTATTATTCGCTTTGCTCAAGACCTTCCGTTCTGCCTTTTCTTGCAGACAGTGGCTTTTGTGGCATTCAATAAG GTAATTACCGCACAGTACTTTGTATGGTTTTTTTGCTTGTTGCCTCTAATACTGCCATGGAGCAAAATGAAGCTGAAGTGGGAAGGCTTAAGTTGTGTACTTCTATGGATGGGAGCTCAGACCCATTGGTTGTTGTGGGGTTATTTACTTgaatttaaggggaaaaatgTTTTCCTCCAGCTTTGGTTGGCAGGCTTAGTGTTTCTGGCTGCCAATTCTTTTCTTCTGATCATGTTCATCCGGCACCACAAATACTCTCCCGTATTCAAACAGTTTGCGCCAGCAACTTCAGGGAATAGAGATAAATCTGA GATAAACAGTTTCGTTAGTACTGAGCTAAGTGgaacaaattttcaaatcaacaGCACAAGGAGAAAGTATGGATCAAGCATGACAAGAAAAAATTTGGAGAGAGACGTTGggagaaaaagagtttttatccTGGTATCACACGGCCttgtaaattttcaatttgaacgAAGAACAAGTATTCTCGCTGGACTAGAGAACTGCATCACAATATGA
- the LOC7455805 gene encoding cytochrome b561 and DOMON domain-containing protein At5g47530, with product MARYVIFPMAIFLAFCMLSCIAQQQPCATFKFSNNKQFSSCSDLPVLSSSLHWNYHPSSNRVDVAFRHTGVTDRRWIAWAINPTSGGMVGSQAIVSFPRTDGGLAVYTSPITSYGTRLEQGNLSFPVLDLSATNQNNEMIIYASLELHGNISTVNHLWQVGPMSENTPMMHSVAPSSPNVKSMGSLDFLSGRITTTRSSSSTLRNIHGILNTVSWGILMPIGAVIARYLKRFESADPLWFYLHVSCQLLAYILGGLAGFGSGIFLGARSHGIEHSSHKIIGIVLFCLATAQVFGGLVRPDKDSKYRPFFNWFHLLAGCSTLILGIFNIYKGFDILHAAKFWRLAYSGVILTLLLATLLLEICTRWCMPVAKRSMSDTVDKNTSTVVAVAAMEV from the coding sequence ATGGCTCGTTATGTGATTTTTCCGATGGCCATCTTTCTTGCTTTTTGTATGCTGTCATGCATAGCACAGCAACAACCATGCGCAACCTTCAAATTTTCGAACAACAAACAGTTCTCTTCTTGCAGCGATTTGCCTGTTTTGAGTTCCTCTCTTCACTGGAACTACCATCCATCATCCAACAGAGTTGATGTTGCCTTCAGGCATACTGGTGTGACTGATCGCAGATGGATTGCTTGGGCTATCAATCCAACTTCAGGAGGGATGGTTGGTTCGCAAGCGATCGTTTCTTTTCCGAGAACGGATGGAGGACTTGCAGTTTATACTTCGCCGATAACAAGTTATGGAACGCGATTGGAACAAGGAAATCTTAGCTTTCCTGTCTTGGACTTGTCTGCTACTAATCAGAACAATGAGATGATAATCTATGCAAGTTTAGAGCTCCATGGAAACATCAGTACAGTCAATCATCTCTGGCAAGTAGGTCCAATGTCTGAAAACACTCCAATGATGCATAGTGTTGCTCCATCTAGTCCCAATGTTAAATCCATGGGGAGTTTGGACTTCCTTTCCGGAAGGATTACAACGACAAGAAGTTCTTCAAGCACACTGAGAAATATCCATGGAATATTGAACACAGTAAGCTGGGGTATTCTAATGCCTATAGGGGCCGTCATTGCAAGATACTTGAAAAGGTTCGAATCTGCAGACCCTTTATGGTTCTACTTGCATGTTAGTTGTCAACTGCTGGCCTATATTCTTGGTGGTCTAGCTGGATTTGGGAGTGGGATATTTCTTGGCGCAAGGTCTCATGGAATTGAACATAGCTCTCACAAAATCATCGGCATTGTCCTCTTCTGCCTTGCAACAGCACAGGTGTTTGGTGGTCTGGTCAGACCTGACAAAGACAGCAAGTATCGCCCCTTCTTCAACTGGTTTCACTTGCTTGCGGGTTGCTCAACACTTATCCTAGGCATATTCAACATATACAAAGGATTTGACATATTGCACGCTGCAAAATTTTGGAGGCTGGCCTACAGTGGTGTAATACTAACTTTGCTATTGGCCACGCTACTTTTGGAAATATGCACAAGGTGGTGCATGCCAGTAGCTAAGCGTTCTATGTCGGATACGGTGGACAAAAACACATCCACTGTCGTTGCAGTAGCTGCAATGGAGGTTTAG